The segment TGCCAACGGTGTCAAAATCCTTGGGCAGGCCGTAGCGCTTGCCGTCCTTGACGTACAGGTCTGCCAGGCCTTTGAAGTAGATGTTCGTGGCGACCTTATCGCGTTTGATCAGAGGGTTGAGATCCACCAGCTGGTTGTTGCTGGCGAATTCCGGGTAGTACGCGAGGTGGTTGGTAAAGACGTCGGGAGCAGTTCCGCTGACGAAGCCCGTGGTCAGGCCGGTCCAGTAGTCATTCCAGCCTTTCTGGGTGATTTTGACATTGATGTCGGGGTTTTGGCGAGTAAAGCTTGCGGAGCACTGCGCGTAGGCGGGTTGTTGGTTGGCATCCCAAAGCCAGTATTCAATGGTGGTGGCCGCGCTGGCAGAAGTGGCGAGGGTCGTCAGGGCAGTCAGGGTGGCGGTCAGGGTCAGGAGCTTTTTCATGATGGTTCCCTCCAAGGGCGAGTGAGAGGCAGCGGTTGGACGCGGGGCGGGCCGTGGTGAGCAGGGGGGTGCGGGACCGGTCATGGAACACCTCTACTTGGTGCCGCTGAAGGCGAGCGATTCGACGACGCGGCGGCCGAGGATGATGAGCATCAGGAACACGGGGATGGCGGTGATAAAGGTGCCAGCCATCAGGCCGGTCCAGTCCGGAATGCCCTGAGGGGTTTGGGATTTGAACACCTGAAGGGCGACGGGGAGCGTGAAGGAGGCTTCGTCCTTGGCGATCAGGAAGGGCCAGAAAAATTCATTCCACATGCCGATGGTGGTGAGAATGGCGAGTGTGGCGAGCGGACCCTGACTCATGGGGAGGGTGATGCGCCAGAAGATAGTGAAGGGGCCCGCGCCGTCGAGGAAGGCCGCCTCCTCGGTTTCTCGCGGCAAGGACAAGAAGAACTGCCGCAGGAAGAACACCGCGAACGGGGTCATGAGGACGAACGGGGCGACCATGCCGGGCATGGTGTTCAGCCAGCCGAGGTTCTTGATAGTGATGAAGTTGGGAATGAACAAGACGATGCCGGGGATCATCATGGCGATCAGGAACATGGTGAAAATGGCGTCGCGGCCTGGGAATTTGAGGCGAGCGAAAGCGTAAGCAGCCATGGCGGAGAAGAAGGTCTGGCCGAAGACGATCAGGCCGGTAAAGACGGCGCTGTTTTTCAGGGCGCTCAGGAAGTTCACTGCACTGCCTGAACCGCCCGCCGCCTGCGCCTGCTCGGTGCTGAGCAGGCCGAGCACACGCTGGAAGTTCACCAGGGTGGGTTCGCTGGGCCAGAGGCGGGCGGCCTCAGAGAAGAGGGCGGTGTTGCTGGTCAGTGCCGTTTTTAGAACGATCAAAATT is part of the Deinococcus sp. QL22 genome and harbors:
- a CDS encoding carbohydrate ABC transporter permease, whose protein sequence is MTTVPAAHHRPRKPFSFGRLLAWLALILIIIISVFPILIVLKTALTSNTALFSEAARLWPSEPTLVNFQRVLGLLSTEQAQAAGGSGSAVNFLSALKNSAVFTGLIVFGQTFFSAMAAYAFARLKFPGRDAIFTMFLIAMMIPGIVLFIPNFITIKNLGWLNTMPGMVAPFVLMTPFAVFFLRQFFLSLPRETEEAAFLDGAGPFTIFWRITLPMSQGPLATLAILTTIGMWNEFFWPFLIAKDEASFTLPVALQVFKSQTPQGIPDWTGLMAGTFITAIPVFLMLIILGRRVVESLAFSGTK